One window from the genome of Natrialba magadii ATCC 43099 encodes:
- a CDS encoding TetR/AcrR family transcriptional regulator, whose translation MSIDPFATVSGTREEILAATYRALCDHGYADLTLSVIGDELEKSQSLIYHHYDGKDELVLSCLEYMLDYLESTLDETVDDPRETLEQTIERVCTPVDSDPEQSVRRVFIELRAQAAHDAAYREHFTRSDRVFRDWLQSVIEAGIDSGTFVDCESGRVAEVLCVTLQGIFFRRTTVTTTAWLPETSDELVATLEHTLYAPESA comes from the coding sequence ATGAGTATCGATCCGTTCGCCACCGTCTCCGGGACGCGCGAAGAAATTCTCGCAGCAACCTATCGGGCACTCTGTGATCACGGCTATGCCGATCTCACACTCTCGGTGATCGGTGACGAACTCGAGAAGAGCCAGTCGCTTATCTATCACCACTACGATGGCAAGGACGAACTCGTCCTCTCGTGTCTCGAGTACATGCTCGACTATCTCGAGTCGACGCTGGACGAGACGGTCGACGACCCACGGGAAACCCTCGAACAGACGATCGAACGCGTCTGCACACCGGTGGACTCCGACCCGGAGCAGTCGGTTCGACGGGTGTTCATCGAGTTGCGTGCGCAAGCGGCTCACGACGCCGCGTACCGCGAACACTTCACTCGGAGCGACCGAGTGTTCCGAGACTGGCTCCAGTCGGTTATCGAGGCGGGCATCGATTCGGGGACGTTCGTCGACTGTGAGTCGGGACGGGTGGCCGAAGTACTGTGTGTCACGCTGCAGGGCATTTTCTTCCGACGAACGACTGTGACGACGACGGCGTGGCTTCCCGAGACGAGCGATGAGCTCGTGGCAACGCTCGAACACACGCTGTACGCACCAGAATCGGCGTAA
- a CDS encoding UbiA family prenyltransferase: MVGRGVDGSSDSGAGGERSDSVTSTSSDAATTATHRETLAAVAELVRVPNLFTAPPDVILGAALVSVAGAEFSLSAVAGLAAASILLYAAGTTLNDAFDAPIDARERPDRPIPSGRISRRDAFGFGAGLLLAAVAVAFAAAGAPGAIVAALLAGAIVAYDGPLKGTGVGFLAMGATRGLNVVLGTTAATAGFVLSDFGPALLAVPAIVVVYIAAVTFMAARETQGQNRPAIAVAAAGALAALLVLGWVLVSVGTGVLESALALGFAVLFCWWVGRPLWVAHADPIPETVGPAVGACVLGLVLLDAAFAAVAGIWWGLAVAVFLVPAVGLSRVFDVT, translated from the coding sequence GTGGTCGGCAGGGGCGTCGACGGCAGCAGCGACAGCGGTGCGGGTGGTGAGCGCTCCGACTCTGTTACTTCGACTTCCTCTGACGCCGCCACAACCGCTACACACCGCGAGACTCTCGCCGCCGTCGCCGAACTCGTCCGCGTCCCGAACCTCTTCACCGCGCCGCCCGACGTGATTCTCGGCGCGGCACTCGTCTCGGTTGCCGGCGCTGAATTCTCACTGTCCGCAGTGGCTGGACTCGCCGCCGCCTCCATTCTGCTCTACGCCGCCGGAACGACGCTCAACGACGCGTTCGACGCCCCGATCGACGCCCGCGAACGACCCGACCGGCCGATTCCCTCGGGTCGCATCTCTCGACGGGATGCGTTCGGATTCGGGGCTGGACTGTTGCTCGCCGCCGTCGCCGTCGCGTTCGCCGCGGCCGGCGCTCCCGGTGCTATCGTCGCCGCGCTGCTCGCCGGCGCAATCGTCGCCTACGACGGTCCGCTCAAGGGCACCGGCGTCGGCTTCCTCGCAATGGGCGCGACCCGCGGCCTGAACGTCGTCCTCGGCACGACCGCCGCGACAGCCGGGTTCGTCCTTTCTGACTTCGGGCCGGCGCTGCTCGCCGTCCCTGCGATCGTTGTCGTCTACATCGCCGCCGTCACCTTCATGGCCGCCCGCGAAACCCAGGGCCAGAACCGTCCTGCAATCGCCGTTGCTGCCGCGGGCGCACTCGCCGCGCTCCTCGTGCTCGGCTGGGTGCTCGTGAGTGTGGGAACGGGGGTACTCGAGTCCGCCCTCGCGCTCGGCTTCGCCGTGCTCTTTTGCTGGTGGGTGGGCAGGCCACTCTGGGTGGCGCACGCGGACCCGATTCCGGAAACGGTTGGGCCTGCGGTGGGTGCCTGCGTGCTCGGACTCGTACTGCTCGACGCGGCCTTCGCAGCAGTAGCTGGGATCTGGTGGGGGCTCGCTGTCGCTGTGTTTCTCGTGCCGGCGGTGGGGCTGTCTCGGGTGTTCGACGTGACCTAG
- a CDS encoding DUF357 domain-containing protein has protein sequence MAADLAEKTDRYEGLLAEALEEATVAPREGTPMAEAAADCYGMAESYLTDGRHFRDQDDLVNALASFSYGHAWLDAGARIGLFDVPTEGHLFTVE, from the coding sequence ATGGCTGCGGATCTCGCCGAAAAGACGGATCGGTACGAAGGATTACTCGCGGAGGCACTCGAGGAGGCCACGGTTGCACCCCGGGAGGGAACCCCAATGGCCGAGGCGGCGGCGGACTGCTACGGGATGGCAGAGTCCTACCTCACGGATGGCCGGCACTTCCGCGACCAGGACGACCTCGTGAACGCGCTGGCGTCGTTCTCTTACGGCCACGCCTGGCTCGATGCGGGGGCGCGTATCGGGTTGTTCGACGTGCCGACGGAGGGACATCTGTTCACAGTCGAGTGA
- a CDS encoding COG1361 S-layer family protein — protein MSRSRHTAALVVLGLCLLALLALPTIGGALERGEPNLELYLSDNEVAPGGTEMIEIDIQNDAELTVGTGQEVLTARATSVELEDTGPFESKSGETAVGPIQDGQIVSVPQQIEVPNDIEPGEYDVSVRVRYAYTSMVSDRAGVSQRQTASETHDVTVVVPDEPRFDISDVKTDVEPGASGPATIEVTNTGTEQANVTRATITGGTGVTIDGSTPEAPAEEIIGDLAPNESTTFTVDVALDRSLSGGEKPLDIQFSYRDSSGIERESQSETASLAPASEQSFSIDKLEDTLAVGYDGEITGEITNDGPRAVDDAVLIVEPMSESLFIEDTRYALPELDAGETTTFRYPTDVSGQADEGPRQLRFSVEYTGSGDATLEDGPISERVFVDPQQDEFSLTDDGISVPQDGQTSFELVITNERQQTLSNIDAKLYTDSPLQTSNDEAFVPELAPGESATMTFDVAAAADAPAETHPVELDFEYETERGETTISDVYQHPIDVEAVETDDGGSFIGSAVGVMTALTAVGLGLGFWWRRT, from the coding sequence ATGAGTCGGTCCAGACACACCGCTGCCCTCGTGGTGCTCGGATTGTGTCTCCTCGCGCTTCTCGCCCTCCCGACGATCGGTGGCGCCCTCGAACGAGGCGAACCGAATCTCGAACTCTATCTCTCGGACAACGAGGTCGCACCCGGTGGGACCGAGATGATCGAGATCGATATCCAGAACGATGCCGAACTGACCGTCGGCACCGGTCAGGAGGTGCTGACTGCTCGCGCGACATCGGTCGAACTCGAGGACACGGGGCCGTTCGAGTCGAAGTCCGGCGAGACCGCAGTCGGGCCGATTCAGGACGGACAGATCGTCTCTGTGCCACAGCAAATCGAAGTCCCGAACGATATCGAGCCCGGTGAGTACGATGTGTCGGTTCGCGTTCGCTACGCATACACGAGCATGGTTTCTGATCGGGCGGGAGTCTCGCAACGACAAACCGCCTCGGAAACCCACGACGTTACCGTCGTTGTTCCTGACGAACCGCGGTTCGACATTTCCGACGTGAAGACAGATGTCGAGCCAGGTGCCAGCGGCCCTGCGACGATCGAAGTGACGAACACGGGGACCGAACAGGCAAACGTCACGCGTGCCACGATCACCGGTGGGACTGGTGTCACGATCGATGGCAGCACCCCGGAAGCACCAGCAGAGGAGATCATCGGCGATCTGGCGCCGAACGAGTCGACGACGTTCACTGTCGATGTTGCGCTCGATCGCTCACTCAGTGGCGGCGAAAAGCCGCTCGATATCCAGTTCAGCTACCGTGACTCCTCGGGAATCGAACGCGAGAGTCAGTCCGAAACGGCAAGCCTCGCTCCCGCCTCAGAGCAGTCGTTCTCGATCGACAAACTCGAGGACACCCTCGCCGTCGGCTACGACGGCGAGATCACCGGTGAAATAACGAACGACGGCCCACGAGCGGTTGACGACGCAGTCCTGATCGTCGAGCCGATGAGTGAGTCGCTGTTCATCGAGGACACGCGATACGCGCTACCCGAACTCGATGCCGGTGAAACGACGACGTTCCGCTACCCGACCGACGTGAGCGGACAGGCCGACGAGGGGCCGAGACAGCTTCGGTTCTCCGTCGAGTACACCGGCAGCGGTGACGCCACACTCGAGGACGGCCCAATTTCAGAGCGCGTCTTTGTCGATCCTCAACAGGATGAGTTCAGCCTGACTGACGACGGGATCTCCGTTCCACAGGATGGGCAAACGTCGTTCGAACTTGTGATTACTAACGAGCGCCAGCAGACGCTATCGAATATTGACGCGAAGCTGTACACGGACAGTCCGCTGCAGACGAGCAACGACGAGGCGTTTGTGCCGGAACTTGCACCCGGTGAGTCGGCAACGATGACGTTCGACGTGGCGGCCGCTGCCGACGCGCCAGCCGAAACACACCCGGTTGAACTCGACTTCGAGTACGAGACCGAACGCGGTGAGACGACGATCTCGGACGTTTACCAGCATCCGATCGATGTCGAGGCTGTTGAGACGGATGACGGCGGTAGCTTCATCGGCTCGGCGGTGGGCGTGATGACGGCACTGACGGCCGTCGGCCTCGGACTCGGGTTCTGGTGGCGGCGCACGTGA
- a CDS encoding FAD-dependent oxidoreductase, whose amino-acid sequence MSDQPRVEIYTKTNCPYCDKAKDLFDSKGIEYDVYNVTGDDELFEEMVERADGRKTAPEVFIDDELIGGWDDTSALEETGELDEKLGIADDVGNDGHGGGDGDGDGDGDDGGEDTIEHRPLIIAGTGIAGLTAAIYAGRSNNDPLVIEGDEPGGQLTLTTDVANYPGFPDGISGPELVNNMKEQAKQFGADLKNGIIDTVEADQRPFRVELTNGDVYTADAVIAASGASARTLGVPGEDELMGYGLSTCATCDGAFFRGEDMLVVGGGDAAMEEATFLTKFADTVYIAHRREEFRAEDYWIDRVHEKVEEGEIEIMKNTELVEVHGSQEAGVDHVTLVENDQGHPTDRLDDPETNEFEFDVGAVFLAIGHTPNTEYLEGTGVTMDDEGYLRTQGGDGGGQTETDVPGIFGAGDVVDYHYQQAVTAAGMGSKAALDVDEYLDDLERAEATSETEAAAADD is encoded by the coding sequence ATGAGCGACCAGCCTCGCGTCGAAATCTACACGAAGACGAACTGTCCCTACTGCGATAAGGCGAAGGACCTCTTCGACAGCAAGGGAATCGAGTACGACGTGTACAACGTCACGGGCGACGACGAGTTGTTCGAGGAGATGGTCGAGCGCGCCGACGGCCGCAAGACTGCACCCGAGGTGTTTATCGACGACGAACTGATCGGTGGCTGGGACGACACCAGCGCACTCGAGGAGACCGGTGAGCTCGACGAGAAACTCGGCATTGCGGACGATGTCGGGAACGATGGCCACGGCGGCGGGGACGGTGACGGTGACGGCGACGGTGACGATGGAGGTGAAGACACCATCGAGCACCGCCCACTCATCATCGCTGGCACGGGTATTGCCGGCCTCACCGCCGCGATCTACGCCGGTCGGTCGAACAACGACCCGCTCGTGATCGAAGGTGACGAACCCGGCGGCCAGCTCACACTCACTACGGACGTCGCGAACTATCCCGGCTTCCCAGACGGAATCAGCGGCCCAGAGCTGGTCAACAACATGAAAGAGCAGGCCAAGCAGTTCGGTGCCGACCTGAAAAACGGCATCATCGACACTGTCGAGGCCGACCAGCGCCCGTTCCGCGTCGAACTTACGAACGGCGATGTCTACACCGCAGACGCCGTCATCGCCGCCTCCGGTGCCAGCGCCCGAACGCTCGGCGTTCCTGGCGAGGACGAACTCATGGGGTACGGTCTCTCGACGTGTGCCACCTGTGACGGCGCGTTCTTCCGCGGCGAAGACATGCTCGTCGTCGGCGGCGGCGACGCAGCCATGGAGGAAGCCACCTTCCTCACGAAGTTCGCCGACACCGTCTACATCGCCCACCGCCGTGAAGAATTCCGCGCAGAGGACTACTGGATCGACCGCGTCCACGAGAAGGTTGAGGAGGGCGAGATCGAGATCATGAAAAACACTGAACTGGTCGAGGTCCACGGCTCGCAGGAGGCTGGCGTCGACCACGTTACGCTCGTCGAAAACGACCAGGGCCACCCCACTGACCGACTCGATGACCCCGAGACCAACGAGTTCGAGTTCGACGTCGGCGCAGTCTTCCTCGCCATCGGCCACACGCCGAACACGGAGTATCTCGAGGGAACTGGCGTAACGATGGATGACGAGGGCTACCTCCGAACCCAGGGCGGCGATGGCGGCGGCCAGACCGAGACTGACGTGCCCGGCATCTTCGGTGCCGGCGACGTCGTCGACTACCACTACCAGCAGGCCGTCACCGCGGCCGGGATGGGATCGAAGGCCGCACTTGACGTCGACGAGTATCTCGACGACCTCGAACGCGCGGAGGCAACGTCGGAAACGGAAGCCGCAGCGGCTGACGACTGA
- a CDS encoding fumarylacetoacetate hydrolase family protein, with translation MKYVRFRDPAGAVRRGTLESGHVHFANESYDLNSDEIDVLPPCEPSKIVCIGRNYADHADEMGSDVPDRPLLFLKPPNALAGHGDTVTVPAGKERIDHEAELAVVIGEQCRHVPEADAMDVVEGFTCMNDVSNRDDQRQEQNWIRGKAFDGAAPLGPVLATPDEVPADASVQTRVNGELRQDGHREQLIFPIPELIAEITTYMTLEPGDVIATGTPEGVGALNDGDEVEIEVEGVGVLEHTVRVP, from the coding sequence ATGAAATACGTCCGATTCCGCGACCCGGCAGGGGCAGTTCGACGAGGCACACTCGAGAGCGGCCACGTTCATTTCGCAAACGAGAGCTACGATCTCAACAGCGACGAGATTGACGTGCTCCCACCGTGTGAGCCGTCGAAAATTGTCTGTATCGGCCGCAACTACGCCGATCACGCCGACGAAATGGGATCCGACGTGCCGGACCGTCCACTGCTCTTTCTGAAGCCACCGAACGCGCTCGCGGGTCACGGCGACACGGTCACCGTTCCCGCCGGCAAGGAGCGAATCGACCACGAGGCCGAACTCGCCGTCGTCATCGGCGAGCAGTGCCGTCACGTCCCCGAAGCCGACGCGATGGACGTCGTCGAGGGCTTCACCTGCATGAACGACGTTTCGAACCGCGACGACCAGCGCCAGGAACAGAACTGGATCCGCGGCAAAGCTTTCGATGGTGCCGCCCCGCTCGGTCCAGTGCTCGCGACGCCTGACGAGGTGCCAGCCGACGCCAGCGTGCAGACGCGCGTCAACGGCGAACTCCGACAGGACGGCCACCGCGAGCAGCTTATCTTCCCGATTCCGGAACTGATCGCCGAGATCACGACCTACATGACGCTCGAACCAGGCGACGTGATCGCGACCGGCACGCCGGAAGGCGTCGGTGCGCTAAACGATGGCGACGAGGTCGAAATCGAAGTCGAAGGCGTGGGGGTACTCGAGCACACGGTTCGCGTTCCCTGA
- a CDS encoding sugar phosphate isomerase/epimerase family protein, giving the protein MQFGFSTNAFREYDLTDAIEELADAGYDGVELLFDEPHLYPPTATEDEIGAVQDALESNDIAISNGNAFMLTAIEDFHHPSFIEPDADYRRERVDYTLAALETAADLGIPHISIEPGGPIPEEKSREWAMDTFIDGLEEVATRAEDVGVDVLVEPEPDLLIETSEEFFDLLERVDSDRIKCNFDAGHFYCVGEDPAALVADLHEYTPHYHLEDIPDDRTHEHTQLGDGAMDIDGFLSELDERGYDGFVTVELYPYEETAVETARDAMAYLEEHGWA; this is encoded by the coding sequence ATGCAGTTTGGCTTCTCTACGAACGCCTTCCGCGAGTACGACCTCACCGACGCGATCGAGGAACTCGCCGACGCGGGCTACGACGGCGTCGAACTCCTCTTCGACGAGCCCCACCTCTACCCGCCCACCGCCACCGAGGACGAGATTGGCGCAGTCCAGGACGCACTCGAGTCCAACGACATCGCGATCAGCAACGGGAACGCGTTCATGCTGACCGCGATCGAGGACTTCCACCACCCCTCGTTCATCGAACCCGACGCGGACTACCGCCGCGAGCGAGTCGACTACACGCTCGCCGCACTCGAGACCGCCGCCGACCTCGGCATCCCACACATCTCGATCGAGCCTGGCGGCCCGATTCCCGAGGAGAAGTCCCGCGAGTGGGCGATGGACACTTTCATCGATGGACTCGAGGAGGTCGCCACCCGCGCCGAGGATGTCGGCGTCGACGTCCTCGTCGAACCCGAACCGGACCTGCTGATCGAGACCTCCGAGGAGTTCTTCGACCTGCTCGAGCGCGTCGACTCAGACCGGATCAAGTGTAACTTCGACGCGGGCCACTTCTACTGCGTCGGCGAGGATCCCGCCGCGCTGGTCGCGGACCTCCACGAGTACACGCCACACTACCACCTGGAGGACATTCCGGACGATCGGACGCACGAACACACCCAACTCGGCGACGGTGCGATGGACATCGATGGCTTCCTCAGCGAACTCGACGAGCGCGGCTACGACGGTTTCGTCACGGTCGAACTCTACCCCTACGAGGAGACCGCGGTCGAAACGGCCCGCGACGCGATGGCGTATCTCGAGGAACACGGGTGGGCGTAG
- a CDS encoding thiol-disulfide oxidoreductase DCC family protein: MSPDTPETKIPDDSPIVLFDGVCNLCNGFVQFLVPRDTDEQFYFASLQSDVATQLLAEHGLPTDELESIVLIEGEDCYVKSAAVIRIASILGGVYALLRPFRFVPRRVRDWVYDLVAANRYRLFGKKDQCMMPTGNVQQRFLE; encoded by the coding sequence ATGAGCCCTGATACGCCCGAGACGAAGATCCCGGACGACAGCCCCATCGTCCTCTTTGACGGCGTCTGCAACCTCTGTAACGGCTTCGTTCAGTTTCTCGTCCCCCGCGACACTGACGAGCAGTTCTACTTCGCCTCGCTCCAGTCTGACGTCGCGACGCAACTGCTCGCCGAGCACGGGTTACCGACGGACGAACTCGAGTCCATCGTGCTTATCGAGGGTGAGGACTGTTACGTCAAGTCGGCCGCCGTCATCCGAATCGCGTCGATTCTGGGCGGTGTCTACGCGTTGCTCCGACCGTTTCGGTTCGTACCGCGACGGGTTCGTGACTGGGTGTACGACCTCGTCGCGGCCAACCGGTACCGTCTGTTCGGCAAGAAAGACCAGTGTATGATGCCGACGGGGAACGTCCAGCAGCGGTTTCTGGAGTGA
- a CDS encoding TatD family hydrolase — protein MRIIDPHMHMVSRAADDYKRARRAGIECCIEPAFWSGQDKQHAGAFFDYFEQIIEHETDRAERTANMDHYVTIGLEPKEANYRDMAEKVVERIPEYLDRDPVVGVGEIGFDQVTDDEEWAFREQLEIAEDRELPVVVHTPHTDKPAGTERIVEIIEEMGLTQDRIIIDHNTEDTIDISAQTDCWIGFTLYPGKIEADAAIDLLEEYGTDNMIFNSAADWDPSDPLAVPKARDKMLDRGWDREEVRKVVFENPYEFFNQSPNFDYEA, from the coding sequence ATGCGCATTATCGACCCCCACATGCACATGGTGTCGCGCGCGGCCGACGACTACAAGCGGGCGCGACGCGCCGGCATCGAGTGCTGTATCGAGCCGGCATTCTGGAGCGGGCAGGACAAACAGCACGCGGGCGCGTTCTTCGACTATTTCGAGCAGATCATCGAACACGAGACCGACCGGGCTGAGCGGACAGCCAACATGGACCACTACGTGACGATCGGCCTCGAGCCCAAAGAGGCCAACTACCGGGACATGGCCGAGAAGGTCGTCGAGCGCATTCCGGAGTATCTCGACCGCGATCCGGTGGTCGGCGTCGGTGAGATCGGTTTCGACCAGGTCACCGACGACGAAGAGTGGGCCTTCCGCGAGCAGTTAGAAATCGCCGAGGACCGCGAACTGCCCGTCGTCGTCCACACACCTCACACCGACAAGCCGGCCGGTACCGAGCGCATCGTCGAGATCATCGAGGAAATGGGCCTCACCCAGGACCGGATCATCATCGACCACAACACCGAGGATACGATCGATATCTCCGCACAGACTGACTGCTGGATCGGCTTCACCCTCTACCCCGGCAAGATCGAGGCCGACGCCGCAATCGACCTGTTAGAGGAGTACGGCACTGACAACATGATCTTCAACAGCGCCGCCGACTGGGATCCCTCCGACCCGCTCGCAGTTCCCAAGGCGCGCGACAAAATGCTAGACCGCGGCTGGGACCGCGAGGAGGTCCGAAAGGTCGTCTTCGAGAATCCCTACGAGTTCTTCAACCAGTCGCCGAACTTCGACTACGAGGCCTGA
- a CDS encoding sugar phosphate isomerase/epimerase family protein yields the protein MVDLAFSTNAYTRHSLPEAVRRIADHGYAGVELLGDEPHAYFPEFDNVARDDLIKALEETGLSVSNINANTATGYYDDAPPSSFFEPSIIQADDDARAWRVEYTKRAIDLAETVDAPAVCLATGRPLPGTPPEEAREYLHESLGEILDYAEPRDVDVGIEFEPELLIENTDEVLALTDEIGRDSLGVNLDVGHAAVYGEDVVKSIRRSAGSITGVHLEDIVGGRRGKHYHRIPGEGDLDFRAIFDALDDIGYDGFATLELYTYPDEPDRAAREAYDELSQYV from the coding sequence ATGGTCGACCTCGCCTTCTCGACGAACGCGTACACGCGCCACTCCCTTCCAGAAGCCGTCCGACGCATCGCCGACCACGGCTACGCCGGTGTCGAACTCCTCGGCGACGAGCCACACGCCTACTTCCCCGAGTTCGACAATGTCGCTCGGGACGACCTCATCAAGGCACTCGAGGAGACCGGACTGTCCGTCTCGAACATCAACGCCAACACCGCGACCGGCTACTACGACGACGCCCCACCCTCGTCTTTCTTCGAACCGAGCATCATTCAGGCGGACGACGACGCCCGCGCGTGGCGCGTCGAGTACACGAAGCGTGCTATCGACCTCGCCGAGACCGTCGACGCCCCCGCCGTCTGTCTCGCGACCGGTCGCCCGCTCCCCGGAACGCCCCCCGAGGAGGCCCGCGAGTATCTCCACGAATCGCTCGGCGAGATTCTCGATTACGCCGAACCTCGCGACGTGGATGTCGGGATCGAGTTCGAACCCGAACTCCTGATCGAGAACACCGACGAAGTGCTCGCACTGACCGACGAGATCGGCCGCGACAGTCTCGGGGTCAATCTCGACGTGGGTCATGCCGCAGTCTACGGCGAGGATGTGGTCAAGAGTATCCGCCGCAGCGCCGGCTCGATTACGGGCGTCCATCTCGAGGACATCGTCGGCGGCCGACGCGGGAAACACTACCACCGCATTCCAGGCGAGGGCGATCTCGATTTCCGGGCCATCTTCGACGCGCTGGACGACATCGGCTACGACGGATTCGCGACGCTGGAACTCTACACCTATCCAGACGAGCCTGACCGGGCGGCTCGGGAGGCCTACGACGAACTCTCACAGTACGTCTAA